One Nostoc sp. CENA543 genomic window, AAATGTTAGTTGAAACCTTCAAGAAACTGGATATTAAACAAAATGCCATCCAGATTGCTGAGAACACAGATCAAGGTACTTGCTACGTAGCATTAAGATATGATGAATTTGTTGCTAAAATCTACCCCTTCGCTAAGACAAAGAGTTTCGATGAAATACATCACTTCAACGTTGACATTTTAGAAAATGGCATCAACCAAATTCTACGTCAAACAGGATTACCTGTAGCCATGCGCTTTAGTTTCGGCTTCCCAGTATCAAATTTGGGCGAAACAGGGAAAGAAGTACGATTTACTATTGGTTTAGAAGGTAGAGAACAACTGCAAGATTATGTAGATGTTCTTGCATATATTAATGGCAAATTCGCTAAAGAATATGAAGCCTTAGCAAGTAGTAAGAACTTTGATAAACTCACAAAAGACACACAAAGGAAACAATTACTAGTAGAAATTACTAAAGATATTCAATCGTTGACGGATTTAAGAGAGAAACTTAAAGACTTATTAAAAAAAGAGGGTATTTAATAGAGAACGGGTAACAGTGATCAAGTGACTGGTAACTGATATTAAATAAGGAGTGCTATGGACGTATATACCCAGGATGGCAATATTATCCGTCAGTTTCCCAAGGACGACGGAACAACAGAAATAGAAATAGAATTTCTGTTTAATGACCTATTTTGGTCACGATTGTATGGCATCACAATTTTTTATGTTGCTTTCTACAAACGGCTGCACATTGATTATGTAGTCAGTAGCCACACCTTTACCAAAGTAGTAGTAAAACAGAGTGATTTCGACGATCGCGCCCAGCAAGAACTCATTCAAATCATGCTGGAGATTAAAGAGAATAGTAATATGCTCTTGGGTATGGCTGAGAAATATTTGTTTGATCAGCCAGATAGTGGCAATGTAGAGACAAATCGATATCAACCCCTGTTAAGTTACAAAGTTACAGAAGTCGAAGGAAAAGAGTTTCTGGAGAAAGTTGCAGAAAATCTGTGAATAATAATCTCAATGCTGGCGATCGCAGTTATCAAGAAACGTCCAGACACAAATTAACCAACTTAACAATATTCTTCCTTCTCCCCTGCCCCCTGCCCCCTGCCCCCCTGCCTAAACATCCGTAGGTTGAGCCGATTTCATCCGTTCTTCACCCACTTCCGCCTTAGCTTCTGCGATGATATCTTCCCAGTTGTCGCGCAATTCTTCTAAAGCCTCTTTATTGTTTTCATAAAGAGCCAGGCCTTTTTTAACCACCGCTTTAGCTATTGGTCTACCAACACTACCGATAACTGGCAAGAATATGGGTAAAAGAATTATCCCCACAATCCCCGTAACGCCTAAGCCTTCCGTTAAATCTCCAAGGTCGGGTAAAAGCTTAACTGACATAGTGATTTTTCCTCCCTTGTTGTACTTAAACTTATTTTAATGCAAATATCACTATTCAAACTGAGTGGTGAAGCATTATGCAATGTAATGTTACTTTTTCGTAACTGAAAAATTATTGTGTAAAAGATATTTAACAAACTTTGCAACTCAAACCGGAAATCTTGATACAGCGAAATCTCGCTAGGACTATTGCAACGGTTTATACGCGCTACATTATTATTTAAACTGATTTTTCCGGTGCGATCGCTCCTTTCCTATGACGAATGAAGAACTGCTGCGAATTATTGAGCAAGCTGCTAAAGAAAAAGTTACAGAACTAGACCTTTCTAGACAAGGTTTAACAGAATTACCACCAGAAATTGGACAACTAGTGAACCTGCGATCGCTTTACCTCAGCAGTAATCAACTGAGCAGTCTGCCACCGCAAATTGGGCAACTGGTCAACCTGCAATCGCTCTCCCTCAGTGCCAATCAACTGAGCAGTCTGCCGCCACAAATTGGGCAACTGGTCAACCTGCGGTCACTCTCCCTCAGTGGTAATCAACTGAGCAGTCTGCCACCGCAAATTGTCCAACTGTTCAACCTGCGGTCACTCTCCCTCAGTGGTAATCAACTGAGCAGTCTGCCACCGCAAATTGGGCAACTGGTCAACCTGCAATCGCTCTCCCTCAGCAGAAATCAAGTGAGCAGTCCAAGATCAGAAATTGGGCAACTGGTCAACCTGCAATCGCTCGACCTCAGTGGTAATCAACTAAGGAATCTGCCACCGCAAATTGTCCAACTGGTTAACCTGCAATCGCTCGACCTCAGTGGTAATCAACTGAGCAATCTGCCACCGCAAATTGTCCAACTGGTCAACTTGCGGTCACTCTCCCTCAGTGGTAATCAACTGAGCAGTCTGCCACCGCAAATTGGGCAACTGGTCAACCTGCAATCACTCTTTCTCAGCAGAAATCAACTGAGCAGTCTGCCACCACAAATTGTCCAACTGGTCAACCTGCGGTCACTCTCCCTCAGTGGTAATCAACTGAGCAGTCTGCCACCGCAAATTGTCCAACTGATCAACCTGCAATCACTCTTCCTCAGCAGAAATCAACTGAGCAGTCTGCCACCGCAAATTGGGCAACCGGTCAACCTGCAATCGCTCGACCTCTGGGGTAATCAACTGAGCAGTCTGCCACCGGAATTTGGACAACTGGTCAACCTGCAATCACTCGACCTTCGCAGTAATCAACTGAGCAGTCTGCCACCGGAATTTGGACAACTGGTCAACCTGCAATCACTCTTCCTCAGCAGAAATCAACTGAGCAGTCTGCCACCGGAATTTGGACAACTGGTCAACCTGCAATCGCTCGACCTCTGGGGTAATCAACTGAGCAGTCTGCCACCGGAATTTGGACAACTGGTCAACCTGCGATCGCTCTACCTTCAAGATAATCCTCTTGAATCACCGCCACCAGAAATAGTTAATCAGGGGACAGAAGCCATTCTGAATTTTTGCCGACAACAGTTAGAACAAGAAACCGACCGCATTTACGAAGCAAAGTTACTTATAGTCGGAGAAGGTGGCGCAGGTAAAACGACACTTGCTAAAAAAATTCAAGATGAGAATTATCAACTACAACAAGATGAGAAATCAACAGAAGGGATTGATGTTATTCAATGGAAGTTCCTGTTAGATAATGGTAGAGAATTCCAGATTAATATATGGGATTTTGGCGGACAAGCAATTTATCATGCTACTCACCAATTTTTCCTCACTAAACGTTCTCTTTACACCTTAGTTGCTGATACTCGTAAAGAGGATACCGATTTTTACTATTGGCTGAATGTGGTAGAACTACTAAGCGATAATAGCCCCGTACTAGTTATCAAAAATGAGAAACAAGAACGGAAAAGAGAAATTAACGAGCGAGATTTACGGTCTAATTTTACTAACTTCAAAGAAACACTCTCTACTAACTTTGCTACAAATCGCGGCTTACCAGAAATCTTAAATAAAATCAAACACTATATTAGTAACTTACCCCACGTAGGCACAGAACTTCCGAAAAAATGGGTTGAAGTCCGAAAAGCTTTAGAAAGTGATGAACGGCAGTATATTACTTTAGAAGAATATTTAAATATTTGCCAACAACATGGATTTACCAAACGAGAAGATAAACTCCTACTTAGTGGTTATCTACATGATTTAGGTGTATGCCTTCATTTTCAAGATGATGATTTATTAGGAAAAACCGTAATTCTTAAACCTACTTGGGGTACAGATGCAGTCTACAAAGTATTAGATAACACACAAGTTATTCAAAATTTAGGCAAATTTACCCGCAATGATTTAGAGAATATTTGGAGTGAAAACAAATATGTTGATATGCGACCAGAACTATTACGTTTAATGATGAAATTTAAGCTATGCTATGAAATTACTAGTTTTCCTAATAATTATATTGCTCCTCAATTACTCTCTGCGAACCAACCTGAATACGAATGGAATGAGTCTAATAATCTTATTCTACGATACAGTTATGAATTTATGCCCAAGGGTATATTAAGCCGCTTTATTGTTGAAACCCATAATTTTATTGAACAGCAAAAACTTGTTTGGAAAACTGGCGTTGTTCTCAATAAAAATGAAACCCGTGCTGAAGTAATTGAATACTATCACCAAAGAGAAATTAGAATTCGTGTGTCAGGCATTCACAAAAAAGAATTATTAGCCATCATTAGGCATGAACTAGAAAAAATTCATAATTACTACGAACGTTTGAAGTATCAAGAACTAGTTCCGTGTAATTGTGATCAATGCAAAGGTAGCCAAAATCCCTATTCTTACCCTTTGCAAGTTTTATCCAACTCTCTAGGAATTAATAATTATCAAATTCAATGCCAAAAAAACTTTCAAATGGTAGATGTACGTGGGCTGATTGATAATATGCTAACAACTAATTCTAAATTAAAATCAGCAACAGTTACACATATCAATAGAAATCAAGTTTTTATTAGCTACAGCCACTTAGATAAAGACTGGCTAACTAAATTACAAACCCACTTAAAACCCATGATTCGCAATCAAAAATTAGTAGTGTGGGATGATACAAAAATCGAACCTGGAAATGAGTGGCGTGAAGAAATTGAAGACGCTTTAGCAGCAGCAAAGGTATCATTGCTAATGGTCAGCCCTAACTTTTTAGCATCAGATTTTATCGCAGAAAATGAGTTACCACCATTGTTAAATGCAGCCAAATATGAGGGGCTAAAAATTATTTGGATACCTATAACTTTTAGCTTATACGAAGAAACGGAAATTGCTAAATACCAAGCAGTCCATGACCCCAAACAGCCTTTAAAAAGCTTGAGTGAATCAGAACAAGATGCAGCACTAGTAGAAATCTGTAAAAAGATTAAAACGGCATTTCAGTCTGCAAATGACTAAACATTTTATATTTACATTCATCTACTGAAATTAATTCTCCCGCAAAGTCTCAAGACAAAGCTCAAATGCTGTAGGATGAGTAAAAAATACATTTGATCAAGTCCTGTCAAGGAAACCGTTTATATTGAAACCAGTATTTTAGGATACTTGACTGCCAGATTAACAGACAACTTGATTCTGGCGGCAAATATAAAAATTACGCAAGATTGGTGGAATGCTCGTCGTGGTTTTTTTGTGCTTTATGCTTCTGAGATTGTAGAGGATGAAGCGGCCAAGGGCGATACAGCGATCGCATCTCAAAGGCTGAATTTACTACAATCCCTGACTTTTCTGGATTTAACAGAAGAAGCTATGGAACTTGCACAAGAATTTTTGCAGCAAAGCAATTTACCACCCAAAGCCGCTAATGATGCGTTACACATAGCACTTGCCACCGTTTATGGTTTGGATTACTTGCTAACATGGAACTGTAAGCATATGGCAAACGCCCAAATCCAACGCAAACTATCACAGATTAGCTCTGGACTGGGATACGATTTACCCATTATCTGTACACCTTATGAGTTAATGGGATTTGATTCTTGAGGAAAATAAATATGTATGAGGACGATATCGTCAAAGAAATCCATAAATACAGAGAGGAATATGCTAAGTCTTTAAACTATGACCTAAAAGCTATATTTAGCGATCTACGCCAAAAGCAAATTGTGAGTGGACACGAAGTTGTGAAACTTCCTATCAAGCGACGTTATCCCCAACAACCACAACCAACAGCATCATAGACTGTTTACGAGCCTAGTAAAAAGATTAAAACGGCGTTTCAGTCTGCAAATGAATAGTCGCTTGAGTGTGGGGATGCTGAAAGCGGAGTTCTTTGGCGTGTAAGTGTAAGCGACTCACCCCAGCATTGCAACCATACAAGCGATCGCCTAATATCACAACTCCCAATCCTACCAAAGCATGAACTCGCAATTGATGGGTGCGTCCGGTTAATGGTTCAAATTTCACGCGGGTATAATTCCCTTCTCTCGCTATCACTCGAAAGCGCGTCACGCTGGGTTTACCAAGTTCCCAATTAACTTGCTGATAAGGTCGATTTTCGGGATTTCCCCACAATGGTAATTCAATTACACCCTCATCTTGAGTGACAACCTCTGCAAGTATCGCCTCATAAACCTTGTGGACTTGTCGCTGTTGAAATTGCTGGCTAAGTTGGCGATAGGTTGGTAAATCACGCGCTAGCAAGAGGATTCCAGAAGTTTCTTGATCTAAGCGATGTACAGCAGTTAAATTATCGCCATCAGGTAAGGAATTACGCAAGCGACTAATGACGCTATCTTGAGTGTCTAGATAGCGTCCAGGGACAGAAAGTAAACCAGGGGGTTTATTGACAGCAATTAAATATTCGTCTTCGTAGATGGTTTTGACCTCTCCCCAAACCCCTCCCCTACAAGGGGAGGGGCTTACAACTCCCCCTTCCTTTGTAGGGAAGTTAGGTTTCAAACCAGACAACAAAAACCCCATCAACGGCTGACAACGTTCAGCACAAGCACCATAAAATTCTCCCTGCACTTTATCGAAAGCGGCGGGAAACTCCATCCCCTTGCGGGTGGAGAAGGACAGCAGCCCCGCCACATGGGGCATAGGGCATAGGGCATTGGTAGCTTCTTCCCCATGCCCTATGCCCGATTCCCCATGCCCAAAAACTCCATCCCCTTGTGGGTGGAGTTTTTTATCTTGATGGGATGTTCCCCACCAAAATTCTGCCATTGCTAGGGGTTTGAGTCCGTGGGTAGCGGCGTAGTGTAGTAGCTTCGGCGCGCAACAGTCGCCTGTTCCCGTGGGTAAACCATTGGGCATTAATTGCTGTAATGATGAAGATTGCCCTAAAAAATTCATCAGGGAGTAAGCCGCGTGCATCTGCGTTTGTAATTGTCGAGATATGGCTTTACGCTTTTGCTTTAGTTCCTGGATGCGTGTATCTGCTGTGGCGATCGCTGTTTTTAATGTCGCTAAAGTCACATCTCGCTGGCGTTTGAGGTTACGGCGTTCTATCCCCTGTTGGCGGCTTTCCTCATCTAACTGCGTTAAAGCTAAATTTAAAGCTTCCCCTGTGAGTGTATCGGAAAGTTGCTGGCGTTGTTGCTGACGTTGCTGTTTAGCATGAGCATGGCGATCGCTCATGATTTGCAACTGTTGGGCAAATTCCTGGGATAATCTCTCATACTCCTGTCTGGCGGGTAATTGCTGGAGACTAATTAATTCTTGCTTAATTGCAGCCAATTCAGCTAAAGTTTGGGCTTCTTGTAAAGCTACTTGTTTCCTTCCTGGAATCGGCGGAACCCAGCCATCAACTACACTCTCACCATTGAGTAACCCAGAAAAAGCCTTTAATACTTGCTGTTCCCCCGTGGGTGACTCCACCAACAACACACCATACATTTTCCCCTCACGGGAATAATGCTCATCTTCAGCTAATTGTTGCATTAAACCACAGGCGATCGCTTCTACAAAAGATGTGCGCGGAAGTCTCAGTAAATCACCAGTTTGCAGACAACGCCCCTCATACCAATAACGAGGGGATTGATTAATATTATTCCAATCAGAGTCTATAAAATCTGCAAGTCGATGTAGAAGCATTGACACTAAGGAACAAGGATTAGGAAAGCAAAGGAAGCAGAAGGTGAAAATCCAATCCCCAGTCCCCAGTCCCCAATCCCCAGTCCCTATCTTTAATCCACCCTAGCACGCAACGCCGGATAGGGGAACAAGGCTTGGAATCCTGCTTGACGCTCATCTAAAGATTCTGAAGAGTAGTTCCACATACTACTGTAGTAGAAGAAGGCTACCCCTAAGCCTCGTTGCTGGGTGGCTCGGACTTGAGACTTAATTTGTTGGATGGAAACGGGATTATTTCGTAAACCTGTCATCACCCCAATTGCGGTGGGAATGGTTTTTTGGGCTTCTTGAATTTCTGGGCGGGAAATATTAGCCACAAAACTTTGCAAATCAGGACGGTAAACTTGCACAATTAACTCATCTATCAAACCTTGTCTTAACCAAGTCAGCCAATCTTGTAGCTGAAACTTGTAAGCAAAATCATAGTAATTAGGTGAGACAGAAAAAATTACATTGGGTTTTCTGGCTTTGACGGCTTGATGTAGCTGAGTCATGAATGCAGTAATTTTATCAGCTCGCCAGCGCAACCAACTGGGGTCTTGGGGATTAGTGGGAGGACTTTTCTTAGTTTCTTGGGTGTAGAGAGCAATGGTGTAGCGATCGTAGCCAAACTCATGAGGTAAACTCATGTGATCATCAAACTGAATTCCGTCAACATCATAGTTACTGACAATTTCTAAAACTAGATCACTGATTAACTTTTGAACCTGGGGATGAAAAGGATTCAGCCATACTACTTCCCCAGCCGCACTCATAGAAGTCTTGCCACCATTACGTTTTTGTGTCAACCATTCTGGATGATTCACAGCTAGTTCTGATGTAGGAGGAGCCATAAACCCAAACTCAAACCAAGCATTCGCCAACAAACCCCGACGATGGGCTTGGTTAACTACATCTGCTAAAATATCGTGTCCATCTGAGCCACGAAAAACAAAAGGTTGAATACCAGCCCTTTGCGCTACAGCACTGGGATACATCACATAACCAGAATTCCACACCACAGGATAAACAGTATTAAAGTTCATTTCCTGGAGTCGATTCATCGTCTCTTGGACTTTGCGGCGATCTCTGAGGATATTAAAATCATTATTCGTCAACCAAACGCCACGAATTTCTTGACGTGGTAATTGGGCAAGTACAGGAGTGAAATTACTCACCAACAAGACTGTAACAAACGATATGATAGCCAAGATGGGGAACAAGCGTCTTAGTTGGATGTTTCGCCGCCAAACTTGGCTCAAGAACATAAATCTTACAGGTTTTAATGATGTGTGAATCAATGCAACACACCATTGCCAAATTTTGCAGTGTAATTTACTAGCCATACAGTCTAAAAGTTTGGATGCTGAAATAAAGAATCGGTTGATATTGATTTTTCAGTAGAGCGCGCCAAATTTTTGCATCAGGCTAACTGACGCATACTTAGTAAGGAAAGTATAGTAGATGCTCTTAATGTTAATTGGTGTATGATGAACTGTTCTTTGTAATAGTCATCAATCAATCACTTGGATGTTACCATGTTATGGCTAATAGCTCAAATAATACTTAAGGTAGATGTAAATTAAATAACTTTATTGTGAAGATAGAAAATTTTTTTAGCGAGGTTGAGTCAGTAATCACCGTAGGTGAGTGCTGAGTGCTGAGTGCTGAGTAAGGAGTAATGAGTAATGAGTAATGAGTAATGAGTAATGAGTAATGAGTAATGAGTAATGAGTAATGAGTAATGAGTAATGAGTAATGAGTAATGAGTAATGAGTAATGAGTAATGAGTAATGAGTAATGAGTAATGAGTAATGAGTAATGAGTAATGAGTAATAACTAATGACTAATGACTATTGACTGGTGAATGCTGGGTTGAGAAATAAATTCTACCTTGTCTACCTTGTCTACCTTGTCTGCCCAATCCCCAATACCCAGTCCCCAATTCCCAAACTTGAAAACCCCAGTTTTTTGTACGAAACTGGGGTTATTAGCTAGTATTGAACCACACACGATATGATTGTCAACTACCGAGCCGTGATGGCTTGAGTATTATTCGCTTCTGTGTTGGCGAAAGCTGCGGTTTGAGGTTCGAGGTTATGAGGACTGAGGTAAGCAAGCTTTGTGTCTGGTAATTGACAAGCAATCATGGTTTTAACGTGTTCCATCTCGTCATCACGGATGGCGACAAATACATCATAGAGATTTTCAATTTGTGGACGACGTTCGGCGGGGGTGTGTGCTGTTTGGAATTCATCAAACATATATAAGTCGCCGTCACGATAATAGAGTCTAGCTACCTCTAGTGCAGGTTGGGCTTTTAATTCCGCTTCGTGGGATGTGAGAAATTTATCATAGCTGTTGTAGGCGTGTTTTTCTACCAACTCCATGAAATGGTAAGCAGCACCAGGAGAGACAATATACAACGCCGTAATAATCCAATAATAAATTAAAGCAGTTGTGCGGGCTAAGAGGCGATCGCCCCAAAATGATGCACCCCCCAATTCTTCCATAATCAACAGGTGGTGCAATTCATTCCAAGATTCTGCAAAGTGAACCTTCAACCAGTCAGCCTTACGCCATAAACCTAGAGTTTCGTAGAGGTGGAGAACCGAAAGATAAGAAAAATAAGGTACTCTGGCAACAGTTTCTAAAACATAAAAGCGAGGATAAGGGCGATCGCGGTAAATTGTATTAATTACAAAAACTAAGATACCCACAAGTAAGCGAATCATAGTTATTCTCCGTCAAGCATCAACAATTGAATCAGGCTATAATCCTGGATTTTCCGCCTTCATCGTTAAAGCAGTTATAAACAGAAAATTTGAGGAACTTGTGAGGAATGATACTTAGGGTTGGGGATTGGGGATTGGGGATTGGGGATTGGGGACTGGGAACGGAGAAAGACTTTAACTCCAAATTGGGATAGCTAGTATTGTTTCGAGATTCTGGAACAGGCTAAGAATGTAGGCTTTTAATCCAAAATCCAAAATCCAAAATCCAAAATTGTTATACCCTGTAAGTTGTCATCGGATTTTTACAATGAGTAATCTACTGCAAGACTATAATCCTAGTGGTGTCGGCGAAATCAACGGTAATCTTTTGGGTTTACCGTTTGATTATGAATCTGCAAACTTAATTGTCTTTGCTGTACCTTGGGAGGTTACTGTTTCCTACGGTGCAGGTACAGCCAACGGGCCACAGCGTATTCTTGATGCTTCCATTCAACTGGATTTATTTGACTTTGATAATCCTGAAGGTTGGAAACAAGGAATTTATCTTGTAGAAATTCCTCAAGATATTCTCGAAAAAAATCAATATTATCGTGATTTAGCTGGACAAATTATTGAACGGCTAGCACAAGGAAAAGAACTGACAGATGCACCTGATTTAACACCTGTATTAACTGAAATTAATCAAGCTTCTCAACAGGTGAATCAATGGCTATTTACCCAGTGTCAAGAAGCAATCAATCGGGGTAAGAAGGTTGCTGTAATTGGTGGTGATCATAGTTCACCGTTGGGTTATTTCCAAGCTTTAGCTGAAAAATATCCTGATTTTGGCATTCTCCACATAGACGCACACGCTGATTTACGTGATGCCTATGAAGGGTTTGAATTTTCTCACGCTTCCATCATGTTTAATGCGATGAAAATACCGCAAATTTCTAAATTAGTGCAGGTAGGTTTGCGTGATATTTGTCATGATGAAGTTAACATGATTGATGAATCAAACGGTCGCATTGTGGCATATTATGACCCAGCGATTAAACAACAACTCTACTCTGGGAAAACTTGGATAGATTTATGCCAAGAAATCATTAGCCATTTACCAGAATATGTCCATGTTAGTTTTGATGTGGATGGATTAGATCCCAAACTTTGCCCCAATACAGGTACTCCCGTCCCTGGTGGTTTGGAATTAGAGCAAAGTTTTTGTTTGTTTA contains:
- a CDS encoding DUF5132 domain-containing protein → MSVKLLPDLGDLTEGLGVTGIVGIILLPIFLPVIGSVGRPIAKAVVKKGLALYENNKEALEELRDNWEDIIAEAKAEVGEERMKSAQPTDV
- a CDS encoding COR domain-containing protein translates to MTNEELLRIIEQAAKEKVTELDLSRQGLTELPPEIGQLVNLRSLYLSSNQLSSLPPQIGQLVNLQSLSLSANQLSSLPPQIGQLVNLRSLSLSGNQLSSLPPQIVQLFNLRSLSLSGNQLSSLPPQIGQLVNLQSLSLSRNQVSSPRSEIGQLVNLQSLDLSGNQLRNLPPQIVQLVNLQSLDLSGNQLSNLPPQIVQLVNLRSLSLSGNQLSSLPPQIGQLVNLQSLFLSRNQLSSLPPQIVQLVNLRSLSLSGNQLSSLPPQIVQLINLQSLFLSRNQLSSLPPQIGQPVNLQSLDLWGNQLSSLPPEFGQLVNLQSLDLRSNQLSSLPPEFGQLVNLQSLFLSRNQLSSLPPEFGQLVNLQSLDLWGNQLSSLPPEFGQLVNLRSLYLQDNPLESPPPEIVNQGTEAILNFCRQQLEQETDRIYEAKLLIVGEGGAGKTTLAKKIQDENYQLQQDEKSTEGIDVIQWKFLLDNGREFQINIWDFGGQAIYHATHQFFLTKRSLYTLVADTRKEDTDFYYWLNVVELLSDNSPVLVIKNEKQERKREINERDLRSNFTNFKETLSTNFATNRGLPEILNKIKHYISNLPHVGTELPKKWVEVRKALESDERQYITLEEYLNICQQHGFTKREDKLLLSGYLHDLGVCLHFQDDDLLGKTVILKPTWGTDAVYKVLDNTQVIQNLGKFTRNDLENIWSENKYVDMRPELLRLMMKFKLCYEITSFPNNYIAPQLLSANQPEYEWNESNNLILRYSYEFMPKGILSRFIVETHNFIEQQKLVWKTGVVLNKNETRAEVIEYYHQREIRIRVSGIHKKELLAIIRHELEKIHNYYERLKYQELVPCNCDQCKGSQNPYSYPLQVLSNSLGINNYQIQCQKNFQMVDVRGLIDNMLTTNSKLKSATVTHINRNQVFISYSHLDKDWLTKLQTHLKPMIRNQKLVVWDDTKIEPGNEWREEIEDALAAAKVSLLMVSPNFLASDFIAENELPPLLNAAKYEGLKIIWIPITFSLYEETEIAKYQAVHDPKQPLKSLSESEQDAALVEICKKIKTAFQSAND
- a CDS encoding type II toxin-antitoxin system VapC family toxin, translating into MTARLTDNLILAANIKITQDWWNARRGFFVLYASEIVEDEAAKGDTAIASQRLNLLQSLTFLDLTEEAMELAQEFLQQSNLPPKAANDALHIALATVYGLDYLLTWNCKHMANAQIQRKLSQISSGLGYDLPIICTPYELMGFDS
- a CDS encoding pseudouridine synthase, with the translated sequence MLLHRLADFIDSDWNNINQSPRYWYEGRCLQTGDLLRLPRTSFVEAIACGLMQQLAEDEHYSREGKMYGVLLVESPTGEQQVLKAFSGLLNGESVVDGWVPPIPGRKQVALQEAQTLAELAAIKQELISLQQLPARQEYERLSQEFAQQLQIMSDRHAHAKQQRQQQRQQLSDTLTGEALNLALTQLDEESRQQGIERRNLKRQRDVTLATLKTAIATADTRIQELKQKRKAISRQLQTQMHAAYSLMNFLGQSSSLQQLMPNGLPTGTGDCCAPKLLHYAATHGLKPLAMAEFWWGTSHQDKKLHPQGDGVFGHGESGIGHGEEATNALCPMPHVAGLLSFSTRKGMEFPAAFDKVQGEFYGACAERCQPLMGFLLSGLKPNFPTKEGGVVSPSPCRGGVWGEVKTIYEDEYLIAVNKPPGLLSVPGRYLDTQDSVISRLRNSLPDGDNLTAVHRLDQETSGILLLARDLPTYRQLSQQFQQRQVHKVYEAILAEVVTQDEGVIELPLWGNPENRPYQQVNWELGKPSVTRFRVIAREGNYTRVKFEPLTGRTHQLRVHALVGLGVVILGDRLYGCNAGVSRLHLHAKELRFQHPHTQATIHLQTETPF
- a CDS encoding glycoside hydrolase family 10 protein is translated as MASKLHCKIWQWCVALIHTSLKPVRFMFLSQVWRRNIQLRRLFPILAIISFVTVLLVSNFTPVLAQLPRQEIRGVWLTNNDFNILRDRRKVQETMNRLQEMNFNTVYPVVWNSGYVMYPSAVAQRAGIQPFVFRGSDGHDILADVVNQAHRRGLLANAWFEFGFMAPPTSELAVNHPEWLTQKRNGGKTSMSAAGEVVWLNPFHPQVQKLISDLVLEIVSNYDVDGIQFDDHMSLPHEFGYDRYTIALYTQETKKSPPTNPQDPSWLRWRADKITAFMTQLHQAVKARKPNVIFSVSPNYYDFAYKFQLQDWLTWLRQGLIDELIVQVYRPDLQSFVANISRPEIQEAQKTIPTAIGVMTGLRNNPVSIQQIKSQVRATQQRGLGVAFFYYSSMWNYSSESLDERQAGFQALFPYPALRARVD
- a CDS encoding alternative oxidase, which translates into the protein MIRLLVGILVFVINTIYRDRPYPRFYVLETVARVPYFSYLSVLHLYETLGLWRKADWLKVHFAESWNELHHLLIMEELGGASFWGDRLLARTTALIYYWIITALYIVSPGAAYHFMELVEKHAYNSYDKFLTSHEAELKAQPALEVARLYYRDGDLYMFDEFQTAHTPAERRPQIENLYDVFVAIRDDEMEHVKTMIACQLPDTKLAYLSPHNLEPQTAAFANTEANNTQAITAR
- the speB gene encoding agmatinase SpeB, producing MSNLLQDYNPSGVGEINGNLLGLPFDYESANLIVFAVPWEVTVSYGAGTANGPQRILDASIQLDLFDFDNPEGWKQGIYLVEIPQDILEKNQYYRDLAGQIIERLAQGKELTDAPDLTPVLTEINQASQQVNQWLFTQCQEAINRGKKVAVIGGDHSSPLGYFQALAEKYPDFGILHIDAHADLRDAYEGFEFSHASIMFNAMKIPQISKLVQVGLRDICHDEVNMIDESNGRIVAYYDPAIKQQLYSGKTWIDLCQEIISHLPEYVHVSFDVDGLDPKLCPNTGTPVPGGLELEQSFCLFRELVKSGRKIIGFDVCEVGDDEWDGNVGARIVYKLANLTNLSQK